One genomic window of Paramormyrops kingsleyae isolate MSU_618 chromosome 22, PKINGS_0.4, whole genome shotgun sequence includes the following:
- the LOC111853204 gene encoding ER lumen protein-retaining receptor 3-like, which yields MNIFRILGDMSHLVAMLILFVKIWRSKSCAGISGKSQVLFALVFTTRYLDLFTSFISIYNTVMKVVFLVLAYATIELIYHRFRNTYSSESDTFRVEFVLVPVTGLAFIENYSFTPLEVLWTFSIYLESVAILPQLFMIIKTGEAESITTHYLFFLGLYRALYLANWVWRYHTESFFDQISVVSGVVQTIFYCDFFYLYITRVLMGSGKMALPIHV from the exons ATGAACATTTTTCGCATTTTGGGTGATATGTCACATCTTGTGGCCATGTTAATTTTGTTTGTCAAGATCTGGAGGTCAAAATCCTGCGCTG GTATCTCTGGGAAGAGCCAAGTCCTGTTTGCCCTAGTTTTCACCACCAGATACCTGGACCTGTTCACTTCTTTTATCTCAATCTACAACACTGTCATGAAG GTTGTGTTCCTGGTTCTGGCCTATGCCACAATCGAGCTGATCTACCATCGCTTTCGAAACACTTACAGCTCTGAGAGCGACACCTTCCGGGTGGAGTTTGTCCTTGTTCCCGTCACTGGGTTAGCCTTCATCGAGAACTATTCCTTCACCCCGCTGGAG GTCCTCTGGACATTCTCCATCTACCTGGAGTCTGTGGCTATTTTGCCGCAGCTCTTCATGATTATCAAGACGGGCGAGGCGGAGTCCATCACCACACACTATCTGTTCTTCCTGGGCCTTTATCGAGCCCTCTATCTGGCCAACTGGGTGTGGCGTTACCACACGGAGAGCTTTTTCGACCAGATCTCCGTCGTCTCCGGTGTGGTGCAGACCATATTCTACTGTGACTTCTTCTACCTTTACATCACTAGAG TACTGATGGGCAGTGGAAAGATGGCCTTGCCGATACATGTATGA
- the LOC111853203 gene encoding GTPase IMAP family member 7-like, which produces MASSGGAATSPESDAQAAPNDPELRIVLLGKTGAGKSSSGNTILGSESFKAEVSPRSVTSQCERRSSCVSGRCVTVIDTPGFFDTRRSNQQVAGEMARCVLLSLPGPHAFLVVLQVGRLTQEEKDALQWIEVTYGERALEFTMVLFTWGDQLREKPIEEYMAESEELQEFVRRCRGGCHVFNNTALGNQDQVSTLLEKIDKMVEANGGSFYTNEMFQEAERAIREVQEQLMVDRRSEVDGEGPESKGELDEWKEEKARKQAERLFWCEMITAFGKGAAEGVGILSKGESPKKGKVVKKAVQLASSPLSLTSAAKALGGAVREGSKVLYKHRKTFLH; this is translated from the exons ATGGCGTCATCTGGAGGCGCGGCAACGAGTCCGG AATCTGATGCGCAAGCAGCACCAAACGACCCGGAGCTTAGGATAGTGCTGCTGGGAAAGACCGGCGCTGGGAAAAGTTCTTCTGGAAATACCATCCTGGGTAGTGAATCGTTCAAGGCTGAGGTGTCTCCCAGGTCCGTAACAAGCCAGTGTGAACGGAGGAGCAGCTGTGTGTCCGGGAGGTGCGTCACGGTCATTGACACGCCAGGCTTTTTTGACACCCGGCGATCCAATCAGCAGGTGGCGGGGGAGATGGCCCGGTGCGTCCTCCTGTCTTTGCCAGGCCCCCATGCCTTTCTGGTAGTGCTCCAGGTGGGGAGGCTCACGCAGGAGGAGAAAGATGCCCTGCAGTGGATTGAGGTGACCTACGGGGAGAGGGCTTTAGAGTTCACCATGGTCCTCTTCACCTGGGGGGACCAGCTGAGGGAGAAGCCCATTGAGGAGTACATGGCGGAGAGCGAGGAGCTTCAGGAGTTCGTCCGCCGTTGCCGGGGAGGGTGTCATGTCTTCAACAACACTGCACTAGGAAACCAGGACCAAGTCTCCACGCTGCTGGAGAAGATAGACAAGATGGTGGAAGCAAATGGGGGCAGCTTTTACACCAATGAGATGTTTCAGGAGGCAGAGAGGGCAATAAGGGAGGTGCAGGAGCAATTAATGGTGGATAGAAGGTCAGAGGTGGATGGGGAAGGACCAGAGAGTAAGGGGGAGCTGGACGAGTGGAAAGAGGAGAAAGCCAGGAAGCAAGCGGAGAGGCTCTTCTGGTGCGAAATGATCACTGCCTTTGGCAAGGGGGCAGCCGAGGGGGTGGGAATCCTCAGCAAAGGGGAGAGTCCAAAGAAAGGGAAGGTGGTGAAAAAGGCAGTGCAACTGGCCTCCAGCCCACTGTCCCTGACATCAGCAGCCAAGGCACTAGGGGGCGCCGTGAGGGAGGGCAGCAAGGTGCTGTACAAGCACCGCAAGACTTTCCTGCACTGA